From the Colletotrichum lupini chromosome 1, complete sequence genome, the window AGaatatttagagatcccaACATAAGCTGTAGGGCCATGATTCTTCTTCCATTCATCAGCTATCGATCCTATAAAGCCACTATTTCCAACGCCGCCCGCTGAGAGGAAATGTTTGTACAGCAAAAAGCTTTGTCAACTCTGCTTGTCAGAGTCGAAGTCTGTCCATGCTCTGCGCAAGAATTCAAATGACACGAAAACGCCGCAATCATAAAAAGCACCGGAGCTTCTTCTGCTCACATTACGATGCAATCCCTTTCCCTCCCACCTTGCGAACTTCCTACAACGCCGCCGGGTCCCAGCACGCGCCCGCGACCGCCGCCCATACCTGGCCGCGAGGGCGACAGCGGGAATGACGGTCCAGCACCCCCATTGCCTTGTCTATTGACAGGACTGCTCGCATGATGGTGAGGGTGCCCAGGAGGTGGTTCATACTTGGCAGCCGCCTGCGCCTGCTCATACGTCGGCGGGGCATCATCCATGCCTTCGTCAGCCGGCCGATTCACGCCTTGTCGACGAGCAGGAACCGTCGGCGGAACCAGTGGTCGCACCAGCTGCGGCGGTTGCCCAGGCTGCCGACCCGACGTGGGCGGTACTGCAGCACTGCTCACATTAGTGCTAGAGTTCCGACGGCTACCGCGAGAAGCAGTCGAGTTGCcattgctgttgctgcgtGCACCGGTGCCGGTTCGGGCAGCCTGCCTGTCGGCTGCACGTCTAGTCGTGGGCCCTTGTTGCAATCTGGCCTGCTGCTCGATATACTGCTCGCTAAGCTGACTCTCGCGCCGGCGAGCCGACTGCTCTGCCCGATGGCGTtgttcttcctcttcctgtAACTGAAGCGCGAGGGCAAGATCTCGATCCTCCTGCTCATGATTGGGCGACAGGGGCATCTCGTCACCTTGCGCCGGAGCCTCGAGATGCTTGTTGCGGCCGCGGCCGGGCACAGTAGTCCAGCCCCCTTCATTGGCACTACTAGTGTCGATTCTCGGTCGGTTATGGGCATTGTTCCTCGAAGTAGGTTGTCCCCTGGAGTTCCCTTGCGGTTGCTCCCCGCCCACGATCCTGAAATCGCCAGAATAGTATTCCGTGCGTTCGCCATTCACGTCGGCTAGGGATTCCCAAACAATTTCGTCGTGTGTGGCGTAGCCTGCGTCGGTGACGAGGACCAGGAGTTGCTGTGTAGCAGGGTGCCTGTACAGCGTTGAAAAGTGATCGTTTCTAAACAGAATGGCAAAAGAGCCGGGCTTCATGGCCTTTGTGATGACCTCGAGTCCAGATGGCGTTAACTGTGTGGCTGAAGTCTCCAGAAACGCCTTGATCGACTGTATGTCTGAGTATACcagctcctcctcttccgtcAGTTCCCCCAACCTTTCCTGCAGCTCCTCGTCTCGGAACAGGAGCGTCTGCACGTCTTCAAAAGAGGCGGCCTGGCGCTCAAAAGCAGGGTAAGCCGGATCATTCTTAGTGGGCAGCCACCCGTGGATAAGCGGAATAGCAAAAGCAGCATAGAGCGCCATCTCTCTAGTGTCTTCGAAGGTTCCAGGAATCAAGTCGTCGCGTTCGGTCGGGTGCAAATGAGTCAAGGAAGTGCGCTTAAAGGCCTTGATGATTTCAGGCGTGGGAACGAAACGTGGATTCACGTTCATTCCTGTGTGAAGACCCTTCAAAAAGGCATACAACTGAGATACATCAGGCAAAGCTTCTTGTGTTCGCCTCATCAGCTCATCGACGACCGCGTCCAGTAAGTACCCGAGACTGATTTGCTCTCGAGAGCGCAGGACTTCTATCAAGGCCGTTTCTGATAGAGACGATGGAGTTGTAAGTGTAAGCGCGTTGACCAAGGCAAGAAGAGGGCAAGGGCCATTAGCATTCTGTACGAGGATGGGCGAAACTCGCGGGTTCTGATCCGCGCTGTGATCGTGCCAACGGACGTTCTTGATCTGGTATGTTTCGGCCTTGCCGTCTACAGGGCGTGGGGGTTGGCGCGGAGGTTGCTCTTCGTCGTCGTTCCGCGGAGGCAATGCTGGCGCTACCTTGTCGTCGGAGACCTGATCGGGCCTGTCGTGCGTTTGATTCGGCATTTGCGATCTGCCCGGCGGAGGGCCAGCGGGCGGCTCGACGTCGATGAGATTCCAATCATCCATAGGCCCGTCTTCGACTGTAGGAGGAGGGATAACGGAAGCGGGGGCGGGGGCCTTTCCCTTGCCCTTGTTCTGTCCGCCTTCGTCGTCCCAGGCATTCTGGTCTGCAACTGCATCGTTGGGAATGGAGGCTACAGGTAATTCCAGTGGTTTCTTGCTCTGATTCTCCGGCAAGTCGTCCCATGCCGGTGAGGTAGGTTCTGAGGGGAGCGATAGCAGTGCTGGAGAGGTCGAAATAGCGGGCAATTTTGGCTCCTGCGTTGCAGCCCATGCATCGCGCTCAGACTCTCCGCTATTTTGAGTACGCAAAGACTGCTGGGCGCTGGCGGCGGCAGCTCTCTGAGCATGCTGGTCGAGGGCAGGTTGCCATGGATTATTACTGATCTCGCCGGTGCTCATCTGCGAGAGCGGCTGCGCCGGAGGCATCGTCGGGGTCCCGTTGGTGGGCGGTGATGTTGGATTTGAGTCGTCGCGGACTTCCTTGCGCTTGAACGGGTTTGTGTCGGACCGTGAAGGTGGCGCTCCTGGCCGTAATACCAATGGGATCTCGTTGGACTCGCTTCTTGTCTCGCTGGCGATTTGAGGTTGGTGGCCGTCAACGTCATTCCATACTCCGTTGGTCATCTCGGGGGCCTGTGCCGTGACCCCGCCGGGCTTCAGAGATTCGGGAACGTCTTGGGGTATTGATTGTTGGTTCAGAGCTGCAGCGCCCCTTTGCTGAGGAGCATCGTCCCAAACACTGTCTACGTCGGAAGGAGAATCGGTTGCGCTCCAAAGCTCTTTCCGCATGTCTTCAACCCGCGGGACAGCAGCGTTGGTGTCGAGGGAGGTCTCGTTGGGGACGGGCTTGCGGGTAACCATGTCGACGAGGGTCCCGAGGTCTCGGACTTGGGTGGTTGTAACGGAATGAATTCGTGAGAGCGGCTGTCGTTCGTCGCAAGCAAATAGAAGCAACGCGAAATCAGAATATCTTCGATTTAGGCGAAATTCTGCGGCTGGGAGAGCTGCAGATGTGGTCGAGGGTGTTCGGCGAGCGGCTAGGCGTGAACGAGGGCGTAGGTGAAGGTGAGATTGAAGGTCCAGTGGGTGTCGTCATTCGTAGTGGGCTGTGAATAGAAACCTCTCAATTATTGCACTGGAAGCGATCAGCGGCCAACAAGAGACAATCGACCAACGGCAATACCGGAACCGTTTGGCAGAATGGGTAATCAAACGGCAGGCTCTTGAAGCCCGGTGTATCCCGAACGCTGTGAAATACAGGCTGCCGAAAAGGATGAAGCCAAATGTCTGGAGGTTGCAGGAAAGAGAGTCTGAGGAACCTTGGAACGGAACTTGCTGGGAAGCCAAAAGAGCACCTCAATGGGAGCCAAGACCAGCCTGCAGCAGCTGCGGCGGCAACGAGCAAGCAGTGGCCCTGACAAGGTACCTGTGCTAGTGCAGACACTGGACGAATACACCAGGAGCATCACTGCACTGTATTCGTACACCTCAGCAGCCGTCGTAACGGAGAAAGCCCACGCAACCCGTCGGGACGCAAGCACACGGCGCAACGCTCGCGGATTGCGGGCGGGCACGCACATGGAAGTGGCGGTGCGCCTTACACTTTCAGGTTTCGCTCCTTCCAAAATcccccaccaccacctcctcCCAAGTTTGAGGTACCTTAACTGGAGAGGTACAGGTACtccgtaaggtaggtacttcTACTCGTATTTGGGAACGTACTGCTGACTTGACGTCTTTTTTCGTCCCGGATCCCCCATCTCTTCTAGAGACTCTTCCCGCCAACCTCTTCCCCAGCACTGCACCTCGACGTTTAGAACTAGGACCCGACAATTTCATCTCGCACATCACTTGACTGGATGGAAGGGATGCCAAAGGAACTGCGCAAGAGTTGGGACAAACGCTTCTCAGCACCTACCACTGCTGCCTCGAATCCCTGATACTGGGTTTTCAGCAAGGCATGGACCTCAACAACACCATCCGCCTTGCTTCACCACCAACTCCGTACCATCGCCTCTCCGCTGCGGCACGACCAAGTGGGCCCCTGGACGCAGACCCGGCGCGGCACAAGCACCTCGACTTACGCGGACAGGGTACCGCAGCTGCCACCAGAAGCTCTCCCGCAGTCTGTAGAGCGCTGAAGGCATGGTGAGAAGACATACACCTGCGGCAAAGAGCCAGCGGCAATTCCACCATGCTCGTTGACTGGCCCTGGCAAGACTTCGCCCCGTGGGAATATCCTTAGATACCTCCTCGAGTCGCTTACCGACTACACAAAGCGGAATCGCCAGGCAACAGCATACATGCAGGAATCATATGAGACCTACCTACTACAACATAGCAAAGCATTGCAGCTCGCATAGGGCCAAAATGTCACGGGCCAATGGCCACCATCATTGGAAGATAAGACAAGGGCgatgatattctgccagcacCTGCCGATATCCCGCCACCAAGTGTAGCTGCGGCCGCTCCTGCCTCCGACCACGGAGCCTAGCTACCTATACCcacctacttacctacctacttacctacctacttacctacctacctatttatttatttataactactacttcgtCGACCTTACCGTCGCTACTACTACcgctactactaattaaaactattcctaacgttaatatactataagaagagaataattacgaagttaacgatccttttatttattaatataccgttaattataataattatagttatatagagtacgactatttactttataattagcgcttctctaacctacttaaggctagaatagtacttaacgaggctatttataaagctagctttgcggtccgaattatttaatataaacccTTTACTAAGGTACTAACTAccgttacttattactatacttatagcccgcgttataattaaaaatagtaacgcCTCGTAGAGTTaacctacttaaataagcgtCGCAAATCCTTAAcctcgtttataaactactattagtaaatcgTTACTAGCCTTTTAAGCGGCAACTAGCTCTTCTGTCCCGTTATTAGTACCTTCCGtaactactataactacttatttaataatactaacgcttTTACGTATTACCGCTACgcgctactatataataaaaaggactaaattgttaattaatagaataaGGGCATTCGACCTATTTAAATCCTTTCGAGCCTCCGATCggaaagtagtaattataatagtatcgtCAACCgcgatatacttaatatactagctacttactactataataaattaggtAGCAGatcccttattaagtaattatttaactaattacgcaattctataaaatactaataccgcttttaacgtaataacgcgggctatattataagcttatttatcgtacttactaccGCGAtttccctattttaataacatCCGGAtattctattaataaattctatatataaaactaatcgatttaatataccgctatttaatatctatagAGCTACGAACGatagttatactttttaagtcgcgagctgttttttatttagtaaaaaggaagctaactattattaagctattaactagctattagtattactccgGGCCTACGaaattccctttttataagttacgtatATAGATCGCGAGATTGCTCTACTTaacgcccttaataataatacctaatttaaagtaatactatatatactctaCCGCTAGTACGTTaaccttaatatactaattaagacCCGGTACTACTTCGGCCCAGCTACGAGGGACGagactagtattattatacataacccttacttttagtaattccttacGGATTAGAGTAATCTCCTCTATAGCgaattaatagctatataccgcgactaattatttaaatttaaaactactaagtaccctgcggtagtaattaattatgttattaatacttagctcaagccgtagtataaaaaaatcgtacttacttaggttaactaaattaagtacttcggttatataactacgttaattatcgAATCCTTATACGCGAGTATTAAagtacgaatttattattatacgggCGACCTTAAAGCCGTATTTAAtgaattagttattttttaagtaagttaagcgGCTATAATTAGCGCTTACTAAACCCGTCGCTAGGCTAAGGTATTAAGCACTACTAcgggattattttaaaaaaaagtccatacgtatatatattataatacccttaggCACCTCTTATAAGAACTCCGtacgctaagtaaataactaaatttaggtttatataaaaagccgttaAGAGAGTACGTACCCTACTTaattcgaactacttataagctactttaccGCTACgtcctttagtaatatactaaggacggtactttaatattactaaaagagatctacttatactagttctagtaacgcttagagcctattattaataatagtacttttacCCCCCTACTCGATCCCCTATAAGTCCGAGGTAAGGGTCGCCTATAGGGCTttatagcgggtattatagtaattatagcgggTACTAAGgcgtttaaattaaaaaagctagcggTCGATCTAAGTACCTCCTCTAGATAAGAGCCCTTTgcgtttaaatataaaaaagctactaaatgcgcaaaagtagtacttatactaatactattactattaacggcatctttagtactaagtaaggcTACCTTTACTTAACGAGGCctcgagattatatataattttaatacgtacgagcctagtataaagatatagcaggggtattaacgagctattactaacgaagtaattaacgtagttaacggtaatataattaatcttATAGGGGCTCCTCGGCcgctaatacttataaagtcgcgatcttaattaactagtaaTCTTACGTAATTAGACGTATTATAGGATCTAGCTAACGAGGATTATACTTACGATAttaatcttataataaaaagcgagatagatagacttattaataagtataaggctaaagtaaaggacgaggctaaaataaaagaagtcgctaaattacgggctataggctatacgaagtaattaataattaattaggtagttaattaggtagttaattaggcaGTTAATTAGGCAGTcaattaggtagttaattaaatagttaattaagtagttaattaggctaattcgttaattaccgtactttttactaaaataatttaattaattataagttaattaacggcctcTAATTAGCTTAACTTATTCGAATGCTaactacgcagagcctagcttatatatatacccgaGACCGGCGGTCGTATAGCGGCCGTAGCCACACTTAGTAGCAGAATAGCGGCAGCTGGTGGCAGAATATCATCGCCCTAAGACAAACCACAACTCGTACACATGGGGATTCTTTAGCGGACATGGCAAATTTCGGTACACGCATGGTGACGACGACAATGGCCATGAACCATTCGCAGCTGTCTTCGATAATTTCACGTTAATAAGTACAAAACTATCGGGTAAGATGGCACAGCCTGTCGCCGAAAGCTTGCGCGTCCACTCGATCAGCACGCGCGCAGTACACCGCCAGCCACCCGCCTGCTGTCTGATGCTCAGTGAACGGCATTGCGATACCGAGATACGACTGGGCAGCAAATGAAAGAGCCGTCCTCGTCGATCCATGCCTACATCTACAGCTTGACGCAGACGGCCGAGACCAGATTGAATCAATCATCATGGAACATCCAGAGACAACAGGTGGAAAATAGAAAAAAGCAAGAAACGGTACCCTTGAAAAGAAGTGCCCGCGCCGTTACCCAGTGGGGTAGACTTGTGGCGTCTACAGCTTCAGCCACACACTAGACGGTACGTACTCCCGACTCCCATGGGTGCTCCCCGCGCAATGACGCAGCCCGCCGTCCGGTGCTCCGTGCCCGTGACTCTAACGGACAGGGACAGACCCCGCCTCTCCGTCCAACACCAACGCCTCCGCCGTCTAGCTGCGTGAAGTGCCCACGATGCCTTAACAGCCAGCTGTTAGTTGGTGACGCCTCACCAGTTAGTGTCAAAGCTATGTTCGCTCGGAGGCTTGTATACGCGCATACAGCCCACCCACAGTTCACACAACCCTCAGCCCTTTTTGCAACTCGTCAAGGCCCGAGCCTCCGTTTCAAGACGGGGTCAAAGACGGGGGACACGCCGGCTGCTACCACAAGGCCTTATGGCCCATGGGAGTCGCCGACGCTGTACGTCCAGCTTTGGGAACCTCCTTACCGAGGTTTCCTACCATTGACGAGGCAGGCCACGGCAGGCGTACATGAGAGgagacccccccccttcgAAGCATGAATCTCGTTCGGAGCATTATGGGTGGCTTTACTAACATTAAGGCCATCGTTTAAGCCTGTGAACCTTGTTCCGGGAATCAATGTCGCTCGATTTTATCTCGATTTCCGATCTCACCTCCACCCTAAGTCCACTCTTTCCCTCGGCACTGCATCTCTCTCGAACATGCCCCATAGAGCCCGTTCGTGGCCGCATGGGACGGTTTGACGCTAGATGAGGAGAGTTTTAACGCATCTGCCTCCTTTTGCTTACTCGGACACGCCAAATTGCAAAGTTCTTACATTGACACCTTTCCATCCTTCCATTATGCTTGGCATCAATTCATCTCTTACTCTTACTCATATACATCAAGATGAGCCTCACGGTATCAACTAGAAATGCTCTCTCTTGAGTAGTGTCCCGACTTGGGGTTGCAAAGAGTTTTTAGTCAACAGAGGCCTCGATATAACAGTGTGAACTTTAAACAAACCTTTTCCCACTTTGAGTCCTGTACAAAGTAATGGTCTTCCTCTCATTTCAACCCTTGATAACCGGGCATATCCCGACAATTGCCCTCCTCTCCAGCGCCTGGAGCCCAGCATGCTCCCCATGGCTGTCAGGACTAGAGACTTGCGAGGCCCAGGAGTCACGAGACCAACTTTGCCCTGCTCCGAGTCCGGGGTCGAAAGATTGTGACCAATTAGCTAGCCCTACCTACTTTTTCGGGTATTTTCCTCTCGGGAAGCAAGGCACAAGTCTGAGGTGTCGCTCTCGGAGCAGTCGATGACCCGGCGGCCGGAAGGATAGGGACAGGTTGGAAGACGGCGGGCGGCATCAATCACGACGGCAGTCGATCCATTCCCAAAGTATTCACGTGGCATCCACAGACCTTTGGCGTTCTAGGGGTAAATATCTATAGTAAGATCTTGGATTTGAGATGTGAGATAATTCGGCACACTTGTCGCTCACGTTTCTTCGCCGATGGCGTCGTTATATGAGTAAAGCTAAGCAACCACATAGATCATTCTGTCAATGTAGGCATTATCAGAGGTGGCGCCTTCTATATCTCGTGAAGATACGCTCTGCCCTTCTTGTGGGTACATCGCAGATGCCCATAGGTAACGTCCCGGCGGTCCGGTTCCGGGAGATATTTACCTTTGAGGCGTGCAGAACTTACTACCGACGCCGCTTTGTGCCGAGATCTCTTCTCCGGGATCAACGGCAGCACGGTCAGCTGTCAAAGTATCACTAAAAAGAGATCGCTAACGGGAGCTCTGGTGGCGGATTTGTAGAAGGGGTTTTAAGAGAATCAAACCATCCAACTCAATTCATGCCGCTTGCTATACTGAAACCTCGTGAGAAAAGCTTTGTCGCGATAGTCCTGACATGCGATGATCCAAGAGACCAACTAACGCTTACACAGCTACACAGCACGATATTTGATTATATCATCGAGAGAGTGTTATCAAAGAAAAacggaggggggggggggggcgggaAACAAGCTCGATAATTGTCCTTGATCTCTGACGAAGGCCGAGATATGAGATATTTCGGGCGCAGTAGTGACTCTCGGGAATTGATCAATCAATCACCTCAACTCGCTCGGGACATCTTGCTCTCCCAAGAGGGTCTAGCAGCAAAAGAAATCGCGTTTCCCTTCGCTTCCGTCGTCGCCGTGAAAGATGCATGAAACGGCTGTAGCTTCTTCTTACTATGCGGTCCCCAAGTGACACTGCTATAGCACTGGCGCACGACTAAGTTCTGGGGAAAGCATCCAAATTTCATTAGCCCGCTATCTTTCCTCGAGACTCTGGATCTGCGCCCTGGATTTGATGAGACAGGCATAGAGAGAAGACGCGCACGTCTGGGCTCCGACTCGCAGCTCAAATTGTACATTATGTCGCCCACTGTAATGTCGGAATGAAACAACTCTGGATTGCCCTTCCGAAGAGGCGTCTCTTCATCTCACAGTATATTTCTGGCAGTATTTTGCTAAACATTAGGTAGGTTAGGTATCTGAGAACTCGACACAAGTTACTCATTCATAGTACCCAGTACATCATCAACATAACCACCCCAAAAAGATGCAAGTCCCACAGCAAAACAAGCCGGTGGCTTCAAACCAACCGAATTTCTCACTTCAAGCAAAATTTGACATGGCCTCTCAGCCAGAATCACCAGAACACGAAATCAGTGCAAAACAAAACAGAACAGATGCAAAAGAACAGCTCTCAACCGAACGTATGGACTCTAACCACTGAAGAACTCCCCGAGGTGGGCTCGAACCACCAACCTCCAGATTAACAGTCTGACGCGCTAGCCAATTGTGCTATCGGGGATAGTTGAGGAGGGAAGCTTGCTGGAGCTCCTGGTTGAGGGTCCGACGATGTTGTGGGGGTTAAGAGACAAGTCGAGCACATCGTGTGAATCTGTGGGCAGCAAAGGGCCGACGCCGACCGACTTAGGCGAAGTTTGGGGTTGTGGATCACTGCGAGAAAGGGACCTCCACTTCAGCAAGGTGCGGGACAGGTCAGACATGGGTTGAAGAAAAGAGAGGCAGTAATCATGATAGTCCGGGTAATATGTCGATTCTTGATCTGCGATGGGAGGGTGAGAGGGTGAGAGACAAAAAGGCATCTCAGGGCGTGAAGAGGGGAAGGAATATATGAAAAGAACACTGCATCTGCATCGCAAAGGACGACAGATGAACGAAGAAGGGGACCAAAGGCAGAAAGAAAATGCCCGACGCGGAGTTTCCCAACAATGCTATGAATCTCAAAGAGTTCTCCCCAGAAAACGCCAAACGGAGAAAAAGTGAAGCGGGCGCGTCTCTCAGCTTCTCCGAGCTCCCTTTCCATTTCATACAAAGCCTTTGCCTCCTCCCCCACCTCCCTCATCCGCTCTATTCCTCTTAAAGATGTAATCACCAGACAGACAGATCCCCCTAAACGCATTAATTACCTGCCCACACGGAACGTCTCCAGCCTCTTGCACGAAGGCATCTCGAACTCGTCCGCCCTGCGCATCTTATCCGGGTCCTGGAAGAACCACCCGCTCGCCGCATCGTACATCCTCTGCCTCGCCATCATCTCATTCTCGCACTCGAACCGCAGCGTCCTGACCAGGTTGTTCTCCGCCGTCTGGTCCAGCTGGCTGAGCTTCCCCTTGGAAAACGACTCAACCTCCTTGGGGTTAACAAAATACTTGACGTTAAGCTTGGGCGTCGTCCGCCCCAGCGTGTAGGCGCCCTTGGGGTTGTCGTAGACGATGCTCGGCGTCGCGGGGCCGCCACCGCTAAAGAGGCTGGAGATGAGCGGGAAGACAAAGAGAAGCAGGATCGGGAGCAGGCCCATGAGCGTCGAGAGCCCGCCTCCTTCTTGCTCCGTCGCCTCGCGCGGTCTCCTCCGCGGCCGCGCTCCGCCGAACTGGTGTACCCTGAAACCCGGACCGCCGCCAAAGTTGAACACGAACTGAGGTCCCGTATCGAAACCTGCGCGCCATCATTAGCTTCATCGCCCAGTCTCTCGAAATGGTTTCATTCTTACCTCCGCCTCCGAAAGGTCCACCACCAAACCCACCACCGCCAAAGAAGCGCTGGAACATCTCCTCAGGCGTCATCTCCTCcatcccaccaccaccgccgccaccaccacctcctcCCCCTCCGCCGCCTTGCCGCCTACCAAATCCACTAAACGGGTTCTGCGCCTGTGCCTGCCCAAATCTCGAATCGGGGTCCGTACCGAACCGGTCAAACTTTTCGCGCTTCTCCTTGTCACCCAGCACGCTAAACGCGCGGCTGACCATCTTGAAGGCCTCGTCAGCGTGCTCGTGGCCGTTCTTGTCCGGGTGGGTCAGGAGCGACTGCTTGCGGTACGCCTTCTTGATCTCGCTCTCCGTCACCGTCGTCTTCACCTCCTCAAGGCCGAGGATGTCGTAAAAGGCCGTCGGCGAGCATTTCCGGATCCGCAGGACGGCGGCTTTTTGGTCGACCGTGTAGGCGCGGGCCTGGTTACCCTGGTTGTGCTCGCGGTTGCGGGCGCCGCCGCCTGAGTCGGCGCCCGAGGCTGTTGCGCTCGGCATGGTTTGGTGTGTATGTGTGTTTgtgttttcttttttttggtGTGGTGATGTGGTTGCCGGGGCAAGATCGAGGAATCGTCTATCGGATGGTCGGAATCAAGTTAATGATTGCGATTGACGGTATTGCGTATAAAAGCACACAGAGTGTGTGCGGCTTGGATCGAGACTCCTTGCGGCCGTGGGTGCGCGCAGTCGTTGGAGGATGCGATGCTGCGTTGGTGGGTTTTGCCAATCTGGCAAGATAGGCGATGCAAGGCTAAGAGCCCACGTTACTGATGCGATGCTCCCCCGCACCAGGTGCAGCAAATAGCTCGCTGACTCGGGGCTCTGTCGTCAATGAGCCCGGAAAGTGGCGAACAATCCTGTGTGTTCGTCGGAGGGAATCGCGTGACTATCTTGCGAAAGCGAAAGAAATGTAGACAAAGTCGCGAGAATTCCAGCCAACATGGGGGGAACAAGACACTGTACCAAGTTCCAATCCACTCGATGGAGGTCGAAATTGAGAGACTCGCCCGACGCCCCGGAACCACGGACCAGCTGATTGGGTATGCGGCTCGGCTGACTCATCCGAGCAGGGTCTCTTCTTATCGATAACATATGTCACTAATACGGGAATGAgctaaggtacctacctcgAGGTAAGGTCCCTGCTGCGACTCCAAAAAATCAGTGACGATATCCTTTCCTCGCTCCAAGAGCGAAATCAGCCCAG encodes:
- a CDS encoding DnaJ domain-containing protein, encoding MPSATASGADSGGGARNREHNQGNQARAYTVDQKAAVLRIRKCSPTAFYDILGLEEVKTTVTESEIKKAYRKQSLLTHPDKNGHEHADEAFKMVSRAFSVLGDKEKREKFDRFGTDPDSRFGQAQAQNPFSGFGRRQGGGGGGGGGGGGGGGMEEMTPEEMFQRFFGGGGFGGGPFGGGGFDTGPQFVFNFGGGPGFRVHQFGGARPRRRPREATEQEGGGLSTLMGLLPILLLFVFPLISSLFSGGGPATPSIVYDNPKGAYTLGRTTPKLNVKYFVNPKEVESFSKGKLSQLDQTAENNLVRTLRFECENEMMARQRMYDAASGWFFQDPDKMRRADEFEMPSCKRLETFRVGR